Genomic segment of Arachis stenosperma cultivar V10309 chromosome 4, arast.V10309.gnm1.PFL2, whole genome shotgun sequence:
TGATACGGACAAGAAAATTTTGAGGTTTGAGGAAGAGATCCAGAAGATTGATGACATGGTCGGCAATGGGAGCTATGATGGGACAGTGGAAGCAAGACGGAAGGCGCTAGTTAAGTGTTGTGAGAAATGGTATGTGAGGAAAGAACTACATTGGAAGCAGATGTCAAGGTCGAGGCAAGCGAGGGACATGGATAAAAATACGAGGTACTTCCACAACTTAGCTTCTGCCAGGCGGAGAAATAACAGGATTGATACTTTACTTATTAATGGAAGATTGATAAGGAATCAAGGTAGAATTAAGCTTGCCATCAGGGAGTTTTATAAAGAATTATATCAGCAAGAGAGGTCTCCTGAGGTGGGATTCAGAGATGGTCTGGTGGAAAGGATAAGTGAGGAGGATTCTATTGCTTTAGAGATGCTACCGTCGCCTGAGGAGGTTAAAGAGGCAGTGTGGGATTGTGAATCGTCTAAGGCTCAAAGATGTGACGGTTACAACATGAATTTTATAAAGAAGTGTTGGTCTGATATAGGTTCGGATTTCACGACAGCGGTATTGGCCTTTTTCCAATCTTCAAGGTTGCCGCATGATGCTAATGTTACGTGGGTGGCGTTGGCCCCCAAGTTTACTGGTGCTAAGGAAATCAAAGATCTGCGTCTGATTAGTATGGTGGGGTGTGTTTACAAGGTAATTTCGAAGATGCTGGTTCGGAGGATGAGATGTGTTATGCCAGGTTTAGTAGGTGAGACACAGAGTGCTTTTGTTAAGGGTCGGAAGATTCATGACGGGGCTTTGATCGCATGTGAAACGGTTCAATGGATCAAACAGAGAAAGAAGGAAGCGACAGTAATAAAGCTTGATTTCCAGAAAGCATATGACAGAGTCAAATGGAGTTTTGTAGACCTTGTATTACAGAAGATGGGATTTGGTCGAAGATGGTGAGTTATGGAGTGTGTGAGCACGTCCTCTATGTCAGTCCTGATAAATCGCTCGCCATCCAAGCCATTCAAAATGGAAAGGGGCCTGCGGCAAGGGGATCC
This window contains:
- the LOC130975014 gene encoding uncharacterized protein LOC130975014, which translates into the protein MIISSWNIRGLRGDGKLRIVKELKRKHRLDMLGLVETKRQLITRFDVVKIWGNGCVGWEYVESVGASGGLLLMWDDGFFKMRNCYKSERWLCVEGVLAENTINCTFFLVYGAHNRDEKLVVWEELSYMVGLYPGACCFFGDFNEIGQVEERRGLESLPLLAHDYKNWIHDMGLVDLPISDRKFTWFRGQSCSRIDRALVSLEWLEAFPETRLRGGPRGLSDHCPIIVEGKRLRDGPRPFRSLDSWFTHEGFLRMVKEEWRGLGEIPFTDKLRALKAPLGRWHRENFGDTDKKILRFEEEIQKIDDMVGNGSYDGTVEARRKALVKCCEKWYVRKELHWKQMSRSRQARDMDKNTRYFHNLASARRRNNRIDTLLINGRLIRNQGRIKLAIREFYKELYQQERSPEVGFRDGLVERISEEDSIALEMLPSPEEVKEAVWDCESSKAQRCDGYNMNFIKKCWSDIGSDFTTAVLAFFQSSRLPHDANVTWVALAPKFTGAKEIKDLRLISMVGCVYKVISKMLVRRMRCVMPGLVGETQSAFVKGRKIHDGALIACETVQWIKQRKKEATVIKLDFQKAYDRVKWSFVDLVLQKMGFGRRW